One segment of Actinomycetota bacterium DNA contains the following:
- a CDS encoding DUF5317 domain-containing protein — translation MILVAVVVLAALAVPLAGGRLGALVELRLRRVWAIFAALALQVAALDLPGLPEGARAVLVVASYPVGALFLAANWRVPGMRLVALGGALNLAAICANGGVMPAAPSALAGAGLPPDAPGFQNSAAVADPRLAFLGDVFYVPASWPLSNVFSVGDVLIALGVAWALHRVSGSRLAPPWAPPAP, via the coding sequence TTGATCCTCGTCGCCGTGGTCGTCCTGGCCGCCCTGGCGGTGCCGCTGGCCGGCGGGCGGCTGGGCGCGCTGGTCGAGCTCCGCCTCCGCCGCGTCTGGGCCATCTTCGCCGCCCTGGCCCTGCAGGTCGCCGCCCTCGACCTGCCCGGGCTGCCCGAGGGGGCGCGGGCCGTCCTGGTGGTGGCCTCCTACCCGGTCGGGGCGCTGTTCCTGGCCGCCAACTGGCGGGTCCCGGGGATGCGGCTGGTCGCCCTCGGGGGGGCGCTCAACCTGGCCGCCATCTGCGCCAACGGCGGGGTCATGCCGGCCGCGCCGTCGGCCCTGGCCGGGGCCGGCCTGCCGCCGGACGCGCCCGGGTTCCAGAACTCGGCCGCCGTCGCCGACCCGCGCCTGGCCTTCCTCGGCGACGTCTTCTACGTCCCGGCCTCGTGGCCGCTGAGCAACGTCTTCAGCGTCGGGGACGTGCTGATCGCCCTCGGGGTGGCCTGGGCGCTGCACCGCGTCTCGGGGTCGCGGCTGGCCCCGCCCTGGGCGCCGCCGGCGCCCTGA